A genomic window from Sphingobacterium spiritivorum includes:
- the trmD gene encoding tRNA (guanosine(37)-N1)-methyltransferase TrmD, which yields MRFDIITVLPDLLTSPFAHSILQRAQKKGLAEIVVHNLRDYATNKQKSVDDYPYGGGSGMVMQIEPFAKCIEHLQAERDYDEIIFMSPDGETLNQEIANTLSTRGNMMILCGHYKGIDQRIRDIYVTKEISIGDYVLSGGELPAAILTDAIIRLIPGVLSDETSALSDSFQDGLLDAPIYTRPADWRGHKVPDILLSGNEAKILAWRDEQQLQRTKERRPDLLND from the coding sequence ATGCGTTTTGATATTATTACGGTATTACCTGATTTACTGACAAGTCCTTTTGCACATTCTATTCTGCAGAGGGCACAAAAGAAGGGCCTGGCCGAGATCGTTGTTCACAATCTGAGAGACTATGCAACCAACAAACAAAAGTCTGTGGATGATTATCCATATGGTGGAGGTTCGGGCATGGTCATGCAGATCGAGCCCTTTGCAAAATGTATTGAACATCTGCAGGCTGAGCGTGATTATGATGAGATTATCTTTATGAGTCCGGATGGTGAAACGCTGAATCAGGAGATTGCCAATACCCTTTCGACAAGAGGGAATATGATGATCCTGTGCGGACATTACAAAGGTATTGATCAGCGCATACGTGATATCTATGTTACGAAAGAAATATCCATTGGTGATTATGTGCTGTCAGGAGGAGAACTTCCGGCAGCTATTCTGACCGATGCCATTATTCGTCTAATCCCGGGAGTCTTGTCCGACGAGACATCAGCACTATCTGATTCTTTTCAGGATGGTCTTTTGGATGCTCCTATCTATACGCGTCCTGCAGACTGGAGGGGTCACAAGGTACCGGACATATTATTGAGCGGTAATGAGGCTAAGATTTTAGCATGGAGAGACGAACAGCAGTTACAAAGAACTAAAGAAAGACGTCCGGATTTATTAAATGACTAA